One region of Wyeomyia smithii strain HCP4-BCI-WySm-NY-G18 chromosome 3, ASM2978416v1, whole genome shotgun sequence genomic DNA includes:
- the LOC129729936 gene encoding angiopoietin-related protein 1-like, protein MKKVLVLIMTVVIAGVIGAESNSDALGYELILGEFDQLRQNILDFGNKSHSKIAARSVKFEFASHEVPSCQETPANASGVYRIHPELSTISSFLVYCDHTVENGGWIVIHRRFDGNLNFNRPWVDYRQGFGNLQSEYWLGLEKMHQITRADNYELLVVLKSFNNATKTARIDRFMVASEFEKYKLNVGQLVVGEAGNSFSQHNGMMFTTIDRDNDLYKENCAIIHSSGWWFTDNYYSNLNGKHKKEGDETGMTWFKFNKSYITLKEARMLIRRM, encoded by the exons ATGAAGAAAGTTTTGGTACTAATTATGACAGTGGTAATCGCTGGTGTCATCGGAGCCGAAAGCAACTCCGATGCTCTTGGCTATGAACTAATTCTTGGAGAGTTTGATCAACTGCGACAAaacattctggattttggcaacaAAAGTCACTCAAAAATAGCCGCCCGCTCCGTTAAATTTGAATTTG CCAGCCACGAAGTACCATCGTGCCAGGAAACCCCCGCCAATGCCAGTGGAGTGtaccggatacatccggaactGTCAACCATATCGTCTTTTCTCGTCTATTGCGATCACACAGTGGAAAACGGAGGCTGGATCGTAATACATCGACGCTTCGACGGCAATTTAAACTTCAATCGACCTTGGGTTGATTATCGACAGGGTTTCGGAAATTTGCAGAGCGAGTATTGGCTAGGACTAGAAAAAATGCATCAGATCACTCGGGCTGATAACTATGAGCTGTTGGTTGTGCTGAAAAGCTTCAACAATGCAACGAAAACTGCTCGCATCGATCGATTTATGGTGGCCAGTGAGTTTGAAAAGTATAAACTCAATGTTGGCCAACTCGTGGTAGGAGAGGCAGGTAACAGTTTCTCACAACACAATGGGATGATGTTTACTACAATAGATCGGGATAATGACTTGTATAAAGAAAATTGTGCAATAATACACTCGAGCGGCTGGTGGTTTACTGATAACTATTACTC GAATCTCAACGGTAAACATAAAAAGGAAGGAGATGAAACTGGTATGACTTGGTTCAAATTTAATAAATCATATATCACCTTGAAGGAGGCTCGGATGCTGATTAGAAGAATGTAG